The following proteins come from a genomic window of Mariniflexile sp. TRM1-10:
- a CDS encoding nuclear transport factor 2 family protein, which translates to MLKQYNYLCTKYYKQAEKKHGTEIKKFDKMTKITVSADCGNAPKREFLKEINIAFAKGNLDFMTESVTDQIVWNIIGDKKIEGKEKFTEELKKMTTEKASELILDRILTHGREGAVSGIMKMQSGKKYAFSDFYEFSGAKDEKVKSITSYVIEI; encoded by the coding sequence GTGCTTAAACAATACAACTATCTTTGCACAAAATACTACAAACAAGCTGAAAAAAAACATGGAACCGAAATTAAAAAATTCGATAAAATGACAAAAATTACTGTAAGTGCTGATTGCGGAAATGCACCAAAAAGGGAATTTCTTAAAGAAATAAATATCGCCTTTGCGAAAGGAAATTTAGATTTTATGACAGAGAGCGTAACGGACCAAATTGTTTGGAATATCATTGGCGATAAAAAAATTGAGGGAAAAGAAAAGTTTACGGAAGAATTAAAAAAAATGACAACAGAAAAAGCCTCAGAATTAATACTCGACCGAATTTTAACTCACGGAAGAGAAGGTGCTGTAAGTGGAATTATGAAAATGCAGAGTGGAAAAAAATATGCCTTTTCGGACTTTTACGAATTTAGTGGGGCAAAAGATGAGAAAGTAAAATCTATAACATCATACGTAATAGAAATTTAA
- a CDS encoding aspartate/glutamate racemase family protein codes for MKILGLIGGISWVSTVDYYTQINKGINERLGGLNYAECMIYSLNYQKIKDNNDTNDWDSTLEMVVSASKKLEKSGAKGIVLCANTMHFIADRIEKEIDIPIIHIATATALEIKKLGLKKVGLLGTKFTMEYDFFKSKLKEQGIEALIPTKASDKEFVHNTIFDELGKGIIRAETKERYLSIIEELVNNGAEGFIAGCTEIPLLIKESDIDLPYFDTALIHGKAAVEFALSE; via the coding sequence ATGAAAATATTAGGATTAATAGGTGGAATTAGTTGGGTCTCGACAGTGGACTATTATACGCAAATAAATAAAGGAATAAACGAGCGATTGGGTGGATTAAATTACGCTGAATGTATGATTTATTCATTGAATTATCAGAAAATCAAGGACAATAACGACACAAATGATTGGGATTCTACTCTGGAAATGGTAGTTTCTGCTTCCAAAAAATTAGAAAAGAGCGGCGCAAAAGGAATCGTTCTTTGCGCAAATACAATGCATTTTATCGCTGACAGAATTGAAAAAGAAATAGATATTCCTATTATCCATATTGCAACCGCCACTGCTCTTGAAATTAAGAAACTTGGATTGAAAAAAGTGGGTCTTTTGGGAACAAAATTCACAATGGAATATGATTTTTTTAAATCTAAACTCAAGGAACAAGGAATAGAAGCTTTGATTCCAACGAAAGCCTCCGACAAAGAATTTGTCCACAATACAATTTTTGATGAATTGGGAAAGGGAATTATTAGAGCAGAAACGAAAGAAAGGTATTTATCGATTATAGAAGAATTAGTAAATAACGGCGCTGAAGGATTTATAGCAGGATGTACCGAAATTCCTTTGCTAATTAAAGAATCTGATATTGATTTGCCATATTTTGATACTGCCCTAATTCACGGAAAAGCTGCTGTTGAATTTGCTTTGTCTGAATAA
- a CDS encoding chloride channel protein — MKLKRRRKLVTYLNILDQPVRFNPFVFSRTFLLWAFLGLVGGIIAGLYWIGLEFLTHQLAFFSGWQVIPVMATCGLLAGLIIHFIGDPGEIHLIVNNIRFNKGKLDPKNNPSMVLSSLLCVASGGSLGPEAPLVQVTGSTGTWIGKLFRLKGEELRSLSIAGMASGFTALFGAPLGGSLFSLEILHHKHAVEYYKAIIPAFVASCFSYLVFALIIHLGLGPIWDLSAYEYSGIFDFGYAVLFAIIGAAFGWAFIFCTKFFKSIFEKRPIPIYVKTLIGGVLLGVIAFYFPLTRYFGHHEINELLSGNFSLTLLFAILIFKIIAISITVTSGWRGGFIIPLFFVGATLGLIIYQLFPTINLTLAIVSCMAAINACVTRTPMSTTILLATLTGFGHFIPILFASLTGYFLAPRIPFIGSQLEKE; from the coding sequence GTGAAATTAAAACGAAGAAGAAAATTAGTAACGTACTTAAATATTTTAGACCAACCTGTCCGATTCAACCCTTTTGTTTTCAGTCGGACTTTTTTATTGTGGGCTTTTCTCGGATTAGTAGGTGGAATAATAGCGGGACTTTATTGGATTGGACTTGAATTTCTAACGCACCAATTGGCTTTTTTTAGTGGTTGGCAAGTAATTCCCGTAATGGCAACCTGCGGCCTTTTAGCAGGTTTGATCATTCACTTTATTGGAGACCCGGGAGAAATACATTTGATAGTAAACAATATCCGTTTTAATAAGGGAAAGCTAGATCCCAAAAACAATCCTTCCATGGTACTATCCTCGTTGTTGTGCGTAGCATCAGGTGGAAGTCTCGGACCAGAAGCGCCATTAGTCCAAGTAACAGGCTCGACAGGTACTTGGATAGGAAAGTTGTTCCGACTTAAAGGGGAGGAATTAAGGTCATTGAGTATTGCAGGAATGGCATCAGGCTTTACAGCCTTATTTGGAGCGCCACTGGGCGGTAGCTTGTTTTCATTGGAGATACTTCATCATAAACACGCCGTGGAGTATTACAAAGCCATTATTCCTGCATTTGTGGCAAGTTGTTTTAGCTATTTGGTATTTGCCTTGATCATTCATTTAGGTCTTGGACCAATATGGGATTTATCTGCGTATGAATATTCAGGAATTTTTGATTTTGGTTATGCCGTGCTGTTCGCAATAATTGGAGCTGCTTTTGGATGGGCTTTTATTTTTTGCACCAAATTTTTCAAATCAATTTTCGAGAAAAGACCGATACCTATTTATGTCAAAACACTCATTGGGGGAGTTCTACTAGGTGTCATAGCATTTTATTTCCCATTAACCCGATACTTCGGACATCACGAGATTAATGAACTATTATCAGGGAATTTTTCTTTGACTTTGTTGTTTGCAATTTTGATTTTTAAAATCATAGCCATTTCAATAACCGTGACATCCGGTTGGAGAGGAGGGTTCATTATCCCCTTGTTTTTCGTAGGAGCAACATTAGGACTGATAATTTATCAATTGTTCCCAACAATAAATCTGACGTTAGCAATCGTTAGCTGTATGGCAGCAATTAATGCTTGTGTTACTCGAACGCCAATGAGTACGACCATTTTATTGGCAACTTTAACGGGCTTCGGACATTTCATTCCAATCCTTTTTGCGAGTTTAACAGGTTATTTTTTAGCTCCAAGAATACCTTTTATAGGTTCGCAACTGGAGAAAGAATGA